GAATAAGATTTTAGAGTGATATGTGAACATGTTAGCTAATGTGTAAAGGTCTAATCTAGGCAAAGAGCTGTGCCTTTAAATTGTGTCAAACCAGTCAAATTAAAGCCTGTGGAAGAGCCCTAAACAAAACAAGACTTTTggtcagtggggagggggaaagaggggaattccttgtgtgtgtgtgttttgctaaGGGGCTGCATACTTGCCATTTCAGTTTTCAGCTTTAATCTCTTCAGGGCTTGAAGAACACACCCTGCCCAGGGTTCCTGCCCTTTCACAGGCCCGTTTCTATGCTGTTGTCCACAGCTTTCTTCTGCTCTTGCATTGCTCTGGTCTCCCATTTGGCAATTGGATTCATCACATGAATAAAATTCTTGAATTACTGCAGGACAAGATGCCTGAAATGTATTGAAATATGAGAAtaagcaagcttcaccatcatggccgATAACACCGACATCACTTTCCAGAATCTCAGGCTCTGCTTTCattgtcctgatcctgaaaaataccctgaccagactgggccagagagaagCAACTCAATAACATCACCATCCTATCTCCATCTGGTTCTACTAAATCCTGAACAACACCTGCACCTGAAATTCCTGCTGTCACCCCTTCCCTAATAGGTCATTTTTCATTCCCTATCTTTCTCTTTTGCCTTGAAGTTCTGACTAATAAGAATCTGGCTTAACCAGCCAAGACAACTATGATGAGTCttcctggggtgcaacctggaactggggtacctcTGAGCCCTCTGGcttaccaacctgggctccctctcacactgtgatgttgtgacaagctgcaaacctgTCCAGGTACTGCATTTACACAAACATCAACagacagggacacacccagccacaggcgccgactctgtggctgctccggggctgggaaaaaaaatagtgggtgctcagcacccaccagtggccccaccaatcagcttctccccctccctcccagcgccttccGGCCTGCCACagtcagctgttcagcagcatgcaggaggcgctggagggAGGAGGCAAAGTGAGGGCAGGCTGCgcttgagggaggaggcagggtgggggtgaggccttgagggaagggttggagtgggggcatggcctgggggagagcaggggtcgagcaccccccagaAAATGACAAAGTGGGTGCCTGTGCACCCAGTtgtgttacatgaatgcttctcccagctGCTCATGAACCAACAACAGAGAGACATGCACCAGCTTTTGTACACTGAGCAGAGATTTCCCCAGCACTTCAAGCAAAGTACACtggtttaggtaaaatataaaacagatttatgtcATGAATACTAAATGAGCCTCATGAGGTGCACACTAAGTTGACCAGAGAGAGCTggcctctctccctgccatagtcctggagcaccctcctgcatcccaaacccgttgttcccgcccccaccccagagcctcaccccctgcatcccagccctgagcccctcatccctagccccatccTGGagaccacacccccagctggaaccctcatacccctgcaccccaaccctctgacccagccctgataTATTAACACTAGATTGTATTCAGAAACTGAGTCAGTAACTTCCTAACCTTTTGGTGtagatttttatttatgtatttgtaattCTAGTTTAAATCTATACCAGTTTAGTAAATCTATGTAGATGTTGTAGCTGAAAATCATTCCAGACTCTGTTAAGCAGCAGTccctttttgtttcatttttagaagggtCTGAGTTATTGTAaccttgcatttaaaaataaataaagcatgtgCAAAATGGATAGGAGCTTTGAAGCATCgtttatcaggacaggactgctGCAGTTTGAGATGACAGAGACCTATTTCATGCCAACCTCCCTGCAAGAGTAGGATATAGTCCCCAGAGAGAGGATGTGTAGGTTGGTACGCTTAAACTGAGCCAAAGGATCAAAAAGAACCAATGCTTCTATGCATCTTGATTGTATTAATGTATGTGTGGCCCTATTTATCTGCTATGGACATTTTCTTACACTTCATAGTTACTAACAGCACAGGTTCAGCTTCCCGGGTGTTAACAACAACACTGGGCATCCTAGTATAGATTGGTCACTGGCTGCCAAGGGTATTTGCATATCTAATTGAGGCTATGTTAAAAATACCGGCAGCCCACATATGCTAGAGTAGCCTAATGCTGATTGAGAGGAAGTGGTATTAGCAAGTGGGGGGGCTctctgtgtatgtttgtgtgtgcgaGAAAGTAGGAAGGGCCTGGTTTGATGGTGTGTTTTCCAGCCAAAAGGCGAtgtcattagggtgaccagatgtcctgattttatagggacagtcccgatttttgggcctttttcttatataggctcctattacctccctccccgtgtcctgatttttcacatttgctgtccgGTTACCCTAGAGGTCATGAATACTCAATGAGCCTCATGAGGGGCACGCTATGGTCTCCTTCACTGGATGATGAACGCaaatttaaacaacaacaaaaatcagtgATGTGCCTAGCCCTCTTTAGTTGTTATTTACATTGCAAGCTGTGTCCTGTCCGAGTTCCTTTTATCTTGTATTGTTTTTCCTTCCAGGCGGGGCTGTGGCTCCCTGCTGATTTAATCTTTTAGGTTTCCCTTCTCCATCATCTCTTGCTGCAATGATTTTGATGTCGCTTGCAAAAAGGCAACCTTTGTCTGAgagcccttcctccccccccccccctcaaggAGCTATTTTGGGAAACAGCAGCTGAGCTGGAGGATTCTTAATTGTTTGTCAACCCCTTCCAGACCGGTTAGATCACATGCAGAGATTAGAGTGCATAGTCACACCCTTTCCTCCACCTCCTTTTCCTATCCCTCTGTGACCTGTGAGGAAGTGAGGAATGCCCCCTTTCcaggtggggagagagacacagaacaccacacactgacacacagtCACAAACAACAGACATACTTTGTAATCAACTACAGCTATGAGGACAACACTGAGACGTTCACCACAGAGGTGCACCCTATCTAACCCGTCCAAGTTCAAAGAAAGACCCTGACACATCCAGAAACACAGCACACGCTAAACCAATCGTGGCATAGGCTATGAAGCACAGAAACACTCTAAAACCTATCACAGCCCAGAAAGAAACACCCACACACATTCCCACTAATCAAAGCAGAGAGAGACTTCTCACACACATACAACCACAATCccagagacaggcagacagacaaCAAAGCCACCCAGGGCTCTGACCTCAAAAGCCACCATGTGACTCTGTCTGAAACTTACTGCATTACATCAGCTTGGGGAATGAAAGAAAAGCCCTGAGACCAAAATATTGGCCTTCTTAAAAGGGCAATCACATCCATAGTTTTAAGGAGGACTGGACTGTTTTCTTGAGTGCTATTTCCCTCTGTCTTCTTGCCTGGCTTGCAGATGTCATAGAGTTGTGGGAAGGGCATGTTTAAAGTAAAACCCTTTTATTTTGTGAAGTCTTAAAGTGCAGGACCCATTTAGGATCATGACATATGCTGAAGTAGAATTGGGAGAGCCTTTGTGTAGGCTCAAAACAGGGTTTGTCCAAGCACTGAGCAGCTGTGATTTAATTCTTTGGAGATAGGTGACACTGGaaatataaagcaaaaagaaaaagagttaaTGCCTGTTAAATTTAAGGCTATATGATAGTTGacacttatatagcactttccatgcAAGGATCTCACAGCGCTTTATGAGCAGTGATTAATTTTGCCTTTCCCCTCTACGTGACTGGTGATGTTATGGCTATTTTAGAAATGGAGAAGCAGGCAAAGAAGttaagaccaacattttcaaaagtggccgcTGACTTAGGATACCTTCATTTTTGAGTGTCCAACTTGACACACAAAATCAGTgcccaattttgaaaatatagcttagtgactagcccaaggtccCGCAACAAATCTGTGGTAAAACCGAGAATACCTGTGCAGGAACCTAATCACCTGTCTCTGCATCCCCTGCTCTGAAGCAATAGATGGTGCTTTCTCTCCAAATACCTGTCAGCTTTTCCCAGGAGGGCAGGATCACTGCTTACTAGCTTCCTCCACTTTTTTGTTGCCCTGCACATGGCCTGTTGGGCCATCAGGGGCAAATTGCTCCTTGTGCtccttccctttttctcctctccactcttctCTCCAGTGAAGAAGCTGATAACATCTGGTGTCAAATGAAATGAGTCAGTAAAGTCAGTGGTATAAATAAATCTCTGGTGTAGCTTCTCTGAAGCCAGTCAAATTAAACCAGGGATGAAAATGGTCCTATACACTAATTGAAATCACGTGCTTACCTTGTATGTGTCCAGGCAAATCAGCAGCTGCCTTTCAAAGGTGTCAATGACTAACAAAGatgcaaggcagaggagaattGGGCCTAGAAACTGAATCTATAGCAGAAACATGAGTAGAGAGAGTCCCTAGCTGCAAAGTTCAGGTGCACTGATAATCAAGAGGGAGCTTATGCCAAGCCCCTTATTAATATAGTTGACCTTTGGTCCTTGTAAAAGACCTCAGTTTACTATTTGTTTTGTAAACGGAAGGCTTGAGCTCTTTTTCTTGGGAAGTAAAATGTTTACCCACACAAACTGATTGCTAAGGCTGAAAGGAACGTGTAGCTGGGCTCTACTTCTGCAGCAAGAGGCTGGAGGTGGAACCTAAAGATTTCTCCCCATGTACACACAccacatacaggtttcagagtagcagccatgttagtctgtatccgtaaaaagaaaaggagaatactccttttctttttacaccacaTACAGTTTTTATAGGAGATGAGTTAGTTCAGTTTGGCAGGTATCCCACACAATCATCTCACTAACCTTCTCCAAAATCTTGCTTTGTACTTAGCCATGTGATAGTTGTAAACAGAAATTGGTTATACTTAGTAAAAGGTGACCAAAAATTGGTTGAGGGAGTTGCATGAAGGGGAGGGCTCTTTACCCAGGGAATATCACTTTCTATGCTCACTGAGGCAGGAAATATCTGTGGGAGCTGCTTCTTAAAATGTTGGCAGCTTATCACTGTTGGATATGGCTCCAGCTTCAAGGGCTGGGGAAGCTTTATATTGAAGTCTTGGCCCTTCTCTAATCTTGACtcatcttagggtatgtctcactgcaattagacacccatggctggcccacatcagctgacttgggctaaggggctgtttaattgtggtgtagacttcAGATTTgcgctggagcctgggctgtgggacCCTGCAGCCCAGCTCCAAATGTCCGAAATTAAAAAGCCTCTTAACCAGAGCCCCGCAAGCccagtcagctggcctgggccagctgtggcggatgtctaattgcagtgtagacatacccttaaggttTTTTGGGGAATCGCTTGGTGACAAATAAAATGAGTCAGTAAATAATAAGGGCTGGATCCAGTGGCCTTTACCCAGGTGAAGATGCGACTGAAAGTCTTCTCCAGCCATCTTAGGGATTCTGGGGCAAAAGAACCACATTCCTACCAACACTAATTGCATCATATGTAAGGTATATGGCAtcaggaaatcatacaggaatTTTACCTGAATAAAAACTATAAAATCAAGTCTAATTATTCTAACTGGAATAATCTCTTTGAATGACATCAGAGCCCCAGATCCTGCAAGCTCCAGAATCTGAATGTGACTCGTGGTTTCaccaaaaaaatgtaaattagttTGTGACTGCATAGCATGATGTCACATAATGGACTTATTTCAACGCATCACAGACAGACAAATAAGGCTGTTATAAACAGCAGCAACGCAAACCCCAAACATCCAGGCCTAGAATCAGCTTTGCTAATTAAACCCTGACTCAAGTATTTACACCATAGAACTGTAGCCTTTCCAAGGCAGTGGATCAGATTCTGTGGTTCTAGGAATTTGAGCCAATTCTTTTCCTTTAGACTATCATTTTTctctactattattattactcctgATTTCTTCTCCCTCTCAGTTTGCCAGAGACCACATGTGGGGCATAGAACTCATGTAACAGTGAGCTTCTCCATAACTCAAGAAGGGCTGGAGGCACAAAAGAGATGGAAATAATTTTCAAGTCATGAAAGAGTTTGTGTACCATTGTAGATGTCACAAATTGCCCATTTTGAGGCTATGATGTTATActaatggggagggggaattgtgGCAGTCTTGTGGAAAGGGGGAAAATTGGATACCAAACCATGAACTGTGCTTTGTTTAGGAGACGGTTCCATTGTTTTCAGGAGGAAAATCTCATAGAGCAGTATTTTGGACTTTAAATATAGAGTTGATGAGCTAGAAGAGAACATGAAGTTGAAGATCTTTAGTTAACTCCTCCATTGTAAGATGCTTTCTGATTTATTTATGGCTTATTCCTCCCTTGGTTTTTGTTACTGTCAGAATCAACTGCACCTTCAGAAAGCCAGCATTTGGTGGAAGTTTCTATCGCCAGTGAACATCAGCTCTCAGGACAGGAGTCACTGGCATGTGAAAGCTGACATTTTGTGGGTTGGAAGGTGGGAACACAACCAAAGGAATGGAAATGAATTCAGTAAATAAATGGGAGTTCACATATGTTATCATGGAGAAATTCCATCACTGCCACATCTGCCTATGTAGGAAGGACAAGTCCCTCATTTTCAGCTGAATAATTACGCTAATTCTCCATTCTGTTCCTCTGAAAAGCTTTCCTTGTCCACTGCATTTCAGTCCACAGATGTTGCTATTCCTACCCCCAGATGACTCCATTTATAGCCTTCATATGTTGGTGAGGGTGGCACTTGAGGGTGGGAAAAAATGCTTAGGAATCCAGAGACAAGTCTGAAAAGCCTCAGAAAACTGCAATTCCCCTTCTGTCTGTCTCTGACTAGCATGAGAAATCAGAGTCATTTGTAAAACCCCAGGAGTGGGACAAATAGTGCTGATTAAGTGTGATTTGTCACAACTAGCAGGTGAGAGAGTTAGGACAGAATGTGAAAAGAGCAGAGTTCTGTAAAAaaagagtctctaaggtgccacaagtactccttttctttttgcggatactaacacggctgctactctgaaacctgtcatagtgcaAGATGACCGTCAGCTGACATGTGACCCATCCAGTGTTGAGTCGATGGACACTGAAAAATATCCCATAACTTTGATCTCATCTACAATGGTTGATAGCGTCTTCTTTGCCAGCAGTGCAATGAATTCATCAAAAATAGTCTTGGGTAGATATGATGTATGGCCTTTTCCATTGACGTGCTGAGCTAAGAAAGGGTTGAACTTAGCGATTACTGACAATGTATGCTGTTCACTCATTGCATGATTGGTAATGTATGCAGTATTCTTCCAATCACTGAAGACTTCGGAAAACATTCCCCACTTTTTGGTATCAGAAAACAGGAAGCAGTAAAAACCGTACATTTTCTGCTTAGAAGTCGAATAGATGAGCCATTCTTGCTTGCCAATCTGTTTGTTAGCTTCACATATTCAAACACTGATTTGGTCAGATAACGATTCTGATTGGTGTACTCTCGCTTTGTCAATGAAAAGTCGGCATTTAGAGTCTGGAGTTTCTGTGGGCCCTTCTCAGTCTAATATGCAATGAGATCTTGAGAAGTCATGTCCACTTGCCTGGATCATTGGAAAAGGATATTTTTGTATTACTATCCCTGGGAAAGTCTTCAGAGGAATGGGGTGAGACTGCAGCTAGTGAAGTCACAGGAGGCTGCTCCTTTTCATCAGGTGCAGGCACAGTGGGTTCACTTGGGCTGGTATTCGCCTCAACTTCCTCACCACCAGACTTAGTAGGAGGAAAAAAACGCTAGGAGAGAAGGAGTACCTTTCAGCACTACATCTTGTTTTTGCCGTCTTTCTTTGGCCTCCTTCAATTTCTGCCATCCTCCTTTCTTCAACATGGCATCTATTGTCCAGTGTAGGCCTACTGTGTACAAAGTTCAATATTGCTTGGGCCCACAAACACTTACTTAGCCCACAAAGACAAAATCACAACCACCATAAACTGAATTCAGTGTTGATGGATTAATTTGTACAAAGCAATATCTAATGAGAGAAAAAATTTCCGATGGCCCCACTACTGACACTCAGCTGTTCCTTCAATATGGAGTGGAGGGCCTACAGGAGGGCCTAAAAATAGGAGGGCCTAAGGCTATAGTCTTATTAGCCTATGGGTTAATCCGTCTGCGGCATGGGCTAGCAATGTGAGTATGTACTCAGTGTTCCCAGCTGTCTTTTACAGCCTGTGTTGAAACTTGTGCTGCTGCATcttgctatttttagctgcactagctagattaaagccagCATAGGTATGTCTCATCATTGGTGGTTCCTTGATTCGAGGACAATCTCTgccatggatttacatatggATGCCTAAGATGATTCAGGAGTCCGATTCTGGAACCACAGATCCACCCGCAAtaggtacagacatttcctgGTGGGTCAGCTGCCTGGTAGgagaaacttttttctttcttctctctctcttttcaaggTCTCTGGGACAGGATCCGAGGCTGCGGCACTGCAGGGATGGTGGCAGCCGATCTGCACAGCCAGCGCGCCCCCTCGCCCGACACGCGCCGGGTCGGCTGTTGCTGGCCATGAGCTCCCCACCTGCTCTATCCTTGCCCCTTTAAGAGCCCGCTCCGCGGGGCGAACGTTCgaaccctttccctccctccccattggcCAGAGCGGGCGCGCGGAGGACAGCGGAGGGGGGCCAGGCGGCTGTTAGCGCAACCGGCGGGGTGCTGTGATTGGCCGGCGGGCGGAGGCGCTCTATAAAGCGGTCCTGGCGCGGGGGCTCGCTTCAGACGGCGGCGCTAGCGGGCAGCGCGCGGGCTGGGGGCCGGCGGCGCGCGGGCTGGGGGCCGGCGGCGCCATGGAGTTCCGGCTGGAGGCGCATCGCATCGTCAGCATCTCGCTGGGCAAGATCTACAGCGCGCGGGGCCAGCGCGGCGGCCTCAAGCTGCACAAGAACCTGCTGGTGTCGCTGGTGCTGCGCAGCGCCCGCCGGGTCTACCTGGGCGAGCCCGGCGGCGAGTGCGCCCTGCCGCCCCGCCcgaggccgccgccgccgccggacTGCGAGAGGCTGCGGCGGGGCTGCCGCCCGCTGGGCTCGGAGGCGGCGGCGCGGGGCCGGGCGGAGTGCCCGGCCGAGTCCCCTCGCAAGCGGAGCGCCGCCGAGCGGGGCCAGGCGGCGGGCTTCCCGGGGAAGAAGCCGCGGCGTGAGGCGGAGCCGCCCCCGCCGCAGGAGGACATGGAGACCGGCAACGTGGCCAGCCTCATCAGCATCTTCGGCTCCGGCTTCTCGGGGCTGCTGGGCAAGGAGCGTGGCGCGGCGGAGGCGAGCGAGCCGGGGCAGGTCTGCTGCGAGCAGCCGGTGCTGCGGAGCCTCAACCCCTGGAGCACGGCCATCGTGGCCTTCTGAGCCCCCCGCGGCCTGGCCGCTCTGCGCGGCCGCCCCTGCCCCGCGGCACCGACGGGCGGAGGCCCGGGCCTGGCTTCCCTCGGAGCAGGCGGGAAGCTCTGAGCGGCGCTGGGGACTTCCGGGCCTTGCCCCGCAGCCCCGGGAACTGACCGGGCAGCCGCAGCCCTTCGCTTCTCCCTGCCCCGCACACGGACATGCCGCGATCTTCTTTCCCACGAGGGCTTTGCCGGTGCGACTCCCATGCGGCGCCTTTCCTGCCGGAAATCCCCTTTCATGTCTCCCCACCCCGGACATCCTGCCCGCAGGGTGAAATCTTCCACAGGCTGTTTCCATCCTCAACATTTGGAGCCCTCCCCCAGATAACACTTTAAGCTGGGAAAGAGTGAAGTTGATTGGAGGCTTATGTTTTGACAAGCTGGAAGTCGGAACTCTTACATGGTGCTTTAAAATGATTAACGCAGTGAACAAAAAGTTTACAGACTGACAAAGTCACTGCTCCTTTTGGAGTAGGCTTGGTCACTCCTGGCCTTTGTTCTATAAAGGCTTGGGGATGTGCTGGGGCTCTTGTACAGTATTCTCTTCTCCgctgatgtgttttttgtttttgtagaaaTGTAACTCTACGTGTATAACacgtattaaatattttgcagctGTTTAAGTGTAGTCCTATATCTGTAGCCGCTTGGCCGGAGAGGGAGGGTGAGGGCTGGGTAGATAGCAATGGAGTGGGTGTGGTGGTTATGTGGCTGTGATCTGTATCCACCCTGCATGGCTAGAGGCTTGGGGTGGTTTTGGTTCCAACTCCTCTGTGAACTGTGTATAAAGGAACCTTCTGTTACGGGAAGATGGTGAAAACCCCTCCCAAGAGTAGACTGAGTCCTTTGAACTATCTCTTGCTGCAGTCTATTCCCTGTTCAGCGCTGTACTTGGGCAAACtgcccactgactttagtgaggTTTGAGGAGGAAGTGCTGAATGGATCTTGAGTTCTCCTTATTTATAACATATGCTTATTGGTCCAGAGACTTAGTAATGTACTTGTGAATgggatggggctggagctgtTTAAGCTCTTATTCAGAAAATAGTCAATGTGCAAAATTGTTACCTTAGCACCTCCTACTTCACGACATTGAGAACAGTTACTCCTTCCTAACTTGAATTTTCTCACATAATCTATGTAGCTGTCAAACTTTGCAGTCAGTTCTTAGTGTTAGGTAGGGATATCTGACTTAACCTACTCAAGTCagtttcctcctttctctctcctcccccccccgccccccaacccggTTGCTATTCCTCAGAACATGTTCACCCACTTCTGCGGTAGACACTAATTGTGAGTGCTTACAGTAATTCTGTAGAACAGCCCTTCTATATAGTTCTGAGTACTGCTTTAGTACTACTTAAAACAAAATAGCGATACATTTTAAGGGCTTTTGTTCTTATTTTCAAAGTATGTTCAGATTACAATTAAAGGTGACTTGCAGAAGGAGAAAATGGGTGTGTAACCTTATTTCATAATGCATAGAGAATTTTTCAAAGGAAAGTCCTGTCTTGCTGGAAATCTTGTTGGTCTTAGTAATGGGAGTCTTTTCAGCCTGTAAGTGATTAAATGAAGATCCAATGCAAATGTGGGTGGAAATGGGTTTATGCTTTCctcttttgctgctgtttttataTCAAAATGGCACGAAACATCTTTTATCCCcactcttttaaaaatacaaagtaaGTTCTTCCCTGTCTGGGAAGACTGGACAACTCGTGAATTGATATCACAAGTGAAAGCTGAGCAATTAAGAGAAGCGATTTTTTGTGGCTGTCTAGATAATTGCTTTTTGTTGATGTAGTTAAATAGACATTCCTTAATGTTTTGGATAAGTGACGCATCTGATAAAGATTCACTGTTTTGagacttaaaacaaaaaatgccctGAAGCCCCCAAGTCCTCTAGCAAAACCATGCAAGGACCAGACTTGGCACATCTAGGGTATTGGACAACCAGGAGAGGGAAAAATCTTGCCTTTGATGGGGAGAAAAAACCTATTGGGGCCCATCTTGCTctgctttcaaaataaaacacagaCTCTGCATGTTACCTTTAACAATGACAGATTTTCTCCCAACTGTTTTCTGGGTTAAGTACTTTAATCTCAATATAGTTTCACTTTTGTGATACTTGTGTTTTAATATATGGTTCAAACTACACAGGCTGATAGATACAAACTcaatttttaataaacttttttggggaggggaaaccTTTCACAACTTCTTACATCCAGAAAAAAGGTCCAAGGCcgcctttttctctccccccccccccccactttgcctTATCAGGTCACCTTCAATCAAAGTCTTCAGTCCCCTACTGAAAAGGGCTGCCAACTAGCAGAGGTGGAAAAAAGAACTGAGcttggtggggagaagagagctgGATTCAGGGAGACCTTAATCCTTTAATTTATGACATTTTTGGGGATGTGCCCATGAGAACCCTCTCTTGCTGCTCCCTTCCCGTGGTTTCACTAGGGAAAGTTTTGGGCTGAGAGAGGGTCCTGTTCTTGAGCAGAAGGGTGGATCATAAGATGATAGATGTCTTTCCAGTCAGGATTCTATTCAAATCTTGAATTAGTAGATTTGTCTGCCTACTTCCTGATTCGGCTCTTTGGAAAGCTGTTCCCAAACGGCTTGGAGTGTCTCTAAAATATTGTTCTGTGTAGGCATGGAGCTGTTCCTGCTTAACTCTGTGGATACTCCTACTCTGGAATaaatgtccacacatggagttaattaGGAAAAAATCACATCACCCAAGGTCTGGGGGGTTTCTATATTTAAAAGCCAGTCAAGGAAGGAAGGTCGGTCTGATGTTACAGCTGGGCAGAAGGCACTGAATGCCTCTCTACATTGTAGAGAAGCCATAACATCCTTTCAACAGAGTGCTTGGCATTGGTCATATAGCTAATGTCCAAAGAGGAGTTGTGTAATTGGTGTCCAACAAAATAGCTTGGTGGTTGGCAGCATCTGAAATACCAGCACTAAAGGCTATTCTGGTATGTATCACAACTCTGCTTCTGACTGCAGTGAGCCATCCAGTTCACATCTGAATGTGTGATTTCTCCTTTATCAAGTGATGAGTGGTCTCCTTATGGAAAAAGGGCACAATCCAACTTCACAAGCTACCCCCAGAACTATCTCCTGGGTTATACCATGCAACTAACTGACTTCGGTGGGGTTTCATAGATGTGACCGAACACTTGGCTAATCGAAGCACAATTAAATGCATCCACATGTGGGGCAAGGGGCAGCAGCTAACCAGCATTCCCACCAACCAGGATGTGAGTAGGAAGAATAGCTGAACTTATTGGTGTAAGCGAAACAAGACCATGTATTTACAAGTGAAGTTTGTTTCACCAGTGCCTGGAAACAAATGTACCAGGAAGCCTGAGTGCAGCAGAGATTTTGGTTTTTCTGGTAGACATGACCATAAGAGTGGGACATCCTAGTGAAAGAGACTGTTCTTTAGTTATAGCTCTGGAGGGATCGGCTAAACTATAGTTGCTCGTCATGCTATTGGTGCACCTGACTCATGGCTTCACGCTTGAGGCAGTGCTATGTATTTCAGTGAATGTTTCAGTTCAAGGATATTTAAAGaccttctctctttcttcccctctctccctggggcgggggtggagaggggaagaaaaagagaactTAAGCTTCCTGTTACTGCTGGACTTGTGATCTATGCGGCAATGTACAAACTTCTGTAGCAAATCCTTTGCACTTTCCTAAAGCAT
This genomic window from Dermochelys coriacea isolate rDerCor1 chromosome 8, rDerCor1.pri.v4, whole genome shotgun sequence contains:
- the IER5 gene encoding immediate early response gene 5 protein; its protein translation is MEFRLEAHRIVSISLGKIYSARGQRGGLKLHKNLLVSLVLRSARRVYLGEPGGECALPPRPRPPPPPDCERLRRGCRPLGSEAAARGRAECPAESPRKRSAAERGQAAGFPGKKPRREAEPPPPQEDMETGNVASLISIFGSGFSGLLGKERGAAEASEPGQVCCEQPVLRSLNPWSTAIVAF